Proteins co-encoded in one Desulfofundulus luciae genomic window:
- a CDS encoding enoyl-CoA hydratase-related protein produces the protein MSWNNILVEKDGPVAILTINRPQVLNALNAETLTEIDGAIEELGADPAVRVIIITGAGEKAFVAGADIAFMSKLTPLEAKDFARLGQKVLSKIENLPKPVIAAVNGFALGGGCELAMACDIRVASEKAKFGQPEVNLGLIAGFGGTQRLTRLVNPGLAKEILFTADMFDAETARRIGLVNHVVPAEELLNFCRGMAGRIAARGPVAVRLTKEAVNEGLEMDLEKALVHEADLFGLVFATADREEGITAFLNKRKPQFQGR, from the coding sequence ATGTCCTGGAACAATATTCTGGTGGAAAAGGATGGCCCGGTGGCCATACTCACCATCAACCGGCCGCAGGTGTTGAACGCACTGAATGCCGAGACGCTTACCGAAATTGACGGAGCCATTGAGGAGCTGGGGGCAGACCCGGCGGTGCGGGTGATCATTATTACCGGTGCGGGGGAGAAGGCCTTTGTGGCCGGGGCAGACATTGCCTTTATGAGCAAGCTGACCCCCCTGGAGGCTAAAGATTTTGCCCGGCTGGGACAGAAAGTATTGAGCAAGATTGAAAACCTGCCCAAACCGGTAATTGCTGCCGTCAATGGCTTTGCCCTGGGCGGTGGGTGCGAACTGGCCATGGCCTGTGATATTCGCGTTGCCTCGGAAAAGGCTAAATTCGGTCAACCGGAGGTGAATCTTGGTTTAATTGCCGGTTTCGGCGGAACCCAGCGTTTAACCAGACTGGTCAACCCCGGCCTGGCCAAGGAGATTTTATTTACGGCGGATATGTTTGATGCCGAAACCGCCAGGCGCATCGGCCTGGTGAATCATGTGGTTCCGGCTGAGGAGTTGCTTAACTTTTGCCGGGGGATGGCCGGGCGCATTGCCGCCCGGGGACCGGTGGCTGTACGGTTGACCAAGGAAGCCGTGAATGAAGGACTGGAAATGGACCTGGAAAAGGCCCTGGTCCACGAGGCCGATCTTTTCGGGCTGGTCTTTGCCACGGCCGACCGGGAAGAAGGTATTACGGCCTTTTTAAACAAGCGCAAGCCGCAATTCCAGGGACGTTAG